The following coding sequences are from one Pelmatolapia mariae isolate MD_Pm_ZW linkage group LG4, Pm_UMD_F_2, whole genome shotgun sequence window:
- the LOC134626312 gene encoding myosin heavy chain, fast skeletal muscle-like translates to MSTDAEMEAYGPAAIYLRKPEKERLEAQNTPFDAKTAYFVTDVDDMYVKGKLTKREGGKATVETVTGKTVTVKEDDIHPMNPPKFDKIEDMAMMTHLNEPAVLFNLKERFASWMIYTYSGLFCVVVNPYKWLPVYDAQVVVAYRGKKRIEAPPHIFSISDNAYQFMLTDRENQSILITGESGAGKTVNTKRVIQYFATIAVAGAKKAETSSGKIQGSLEDQIIAANPLLEAYGNAKTVRNDNSSRFGKFIRIHFGSTGKLASADIETYLLEKSRVTFQLSAERSYHIFYQLMTGHKPELLEALLITTNPYDYPMISQGEITVKSINDVEEFIATDTAIDILGFSADEKTGIYKLTGAVMHHGNMKFKQKQREEQAEPDGTEEADKIAYLMGLNSADMLKALCYPRVKVGNEMVTKGQTVPQVNNAVSALCKSVYEKMFLWMVIRINEMLDTKQPRQFFIGVLDIAGFEIFDFNSLEQLCINFTNEKLQQFFNHHMFVLEQEEYKKEGIQWEFIDFGMDLAACIELIEKPMGIFSILEEECMFPKATDTSFKNKLHDQHLGKSKAFEKPKPAKGKAEAHFSLVHYAGTVDYNITGWLDKNKDPLNDSVVQLYQKSSNKLLCFLYAAHAGADDASGGGKKGGGKKKGGSFQTVSALFRENLGKLMTNLRSTHPHFVRCLIPNESKTPGLMENHLVIHQLRCNGVLEGIRICRKGFPSRILYGDFKQRYKVLNASVIPEGQFIDNKKASEKLLGSIDVDHTQYKFGHTKVFFKAGLLGTLEEMRDEKLAELVTMTQALCRGYLMRKEFVKMMERRDAIFSIQYNIRSFMNVKNWPWMHLYFKIKPLLKSAETEKELAQMKENYEKMQTDLATALAKKKELEEKMVSLLQEKNDLQLQVAAENENLSDAEERCEGLIKSKIQLEAKLKETSERLEDEEEINAELTAKKRKLEDECSELKKDIDDLELTLAKVEKEKHATENKVKNLTEEMASQDESIAKLTKEKKALQEAHQQTLDDLQAEEDKVNTLTKAKTKLEQQVDDLEGSLEQEKKLRMDLERAKRKLEGDLKLAQESIMDLENDKQQSDEKIKKKDFEISQLLGKIEDEQSLGAQLQKKIKELQARIEELEEEIEAERAARAKVEKQRADLSRELEEISERLEEAGGATAAQIEMNKKREAEFQKLRRDLEESTLQHEATAAALRKKQADSVAELGEQIDNLQRVKQKLEKEKSEYKMEIDDLASNMEAVAKAKGNLEKMCRTLEDQLSELKSKNDENVRQLNDISAQRARLQTENGEFSRQLEEKEALISQLTRGKQAYTQQIEELKRHTEEEVKAKNALAHAVQSARHDCDLLREQFEEEQEAKAELQRGMSKANSEVAQWRSKYETDAIQRTEELEEAKKKLAQRLQEAEESIEAVNSKCASLEKTKQRLQGEVEDLMIDVERANALAANLDKKQRNFDKVLAEWKQKYEESQAELEGAQKEARSLSTELFKMKNSYEEALDHLETMKRENKNLQQEISDLTEQIGETGKSIHELEKAKKTVESEKAEIQTALEEAEGTLEHEESKILRIQLELNQVKSEIDRKLAEKDEEMEQIKRNSQRVIDSMQSTLDAEVRSRNDALRVKKKMEGDLNEMEIQLSHANRQAAEAQKQLRNVQGQLKDAQLHLDEALRGQEDMKEQVAMVERRNGLMIAEIEELRAALEQTERGRKVAEQELVDASERVGLLHSQNTSLLNTKKKLEADFVQIQSEVDDAVQEARNAEEKAKKAITDAAMMAEELKKEQDTSAHLERMKKNLEVTVKDLQHRLDEAENLAMKGGKKQLQKLESRVRELEAELEAEQRRGVDAVKGVRKYERRVKELTYQTEEDKKNVTRLQDLVDKLQLKVKAYKRQAEEAEEQANTHMSRLRKVQHELEEAQERADIAESQVNKLRAKSRDVGKGSDSAE, encoded by the exons ATGAGCACAGATGCAGAGATGGAGGCCTATGGCCCTGCAGCCATTTACCTCCGAAAACCTGAGAAAGAGAGATTAGAGGCTCAGAACACTCCTTTTGATGCCAAAACTGCCTACTTTGTAACTGATGTTGATGACATGTACGTGAAGGGTAAACTCACCAAAAGAGAGGGTGGTAAAGCAACTGTTGAGACAGTTACAGGAAAG ACAGTCACTGTAAAAGAGGATGACATCCACCCCATGAATCCTCCAAAGTTCGATAAAATTGAGGACATGGCCATGATGACCCACCTCAATGAGCCTGCCGTGCTGTTTAACCTCAAAGAGCGTTTTGCATCATGGATGATCTAT ACTTATTCCGGCCTGTTCTGCGTCGTCGTGAATCCCTACAAGTGGCTTCCTGTGTATGATGCTCAGGTTGTTGTGGCATACAGAGGCAAGAAGAGGATTGAGGCTCCACCCCACATCTTCTCCATCTCTGATAATGCCTATCAGTTCATGCTCACTG ATCGTGAGAATCAGTCTATCCTCATTAC TGGAGAATCTGGTGCAGGAAAGACTGTAAACACCAAGCGTGTTATCCAGTATTTTGCAACAATTGCAGTAGCTGGAGCTAAGAAAGCTGAAACATCCTCAGGAAAAATACAG GGTTCACTGGAAGATCAAATCATTGCAGCTAACCCTCTGCTGGAGGCATATGGAAATGCCAAGACCGTGAGGAATGACAACTCCTCTCGTTTT GGTAAATTCATCAGAATTCACTTTGGCTCCACTGGAAAGCTAGCCTCAGCTGATATTGAAACAT ATCTGCTGGAGAAGTCCCGTGTCACCTTCCAGTTGTCTGCTGAGAGAAGCTACCATATCTTCTATCAGCTGATGACTGGCCACAAGCCTGAGCTCCTGG AGGCTCTTCTAATCACCACTAACCCTTATGACTATCCAATGATCAGTCAAGGTGAAATCACAGTGAAAAGTATCAATGATGTGGAGGAGTTCATTGCAACAGAT ACTGCTATTGACATCTTGGGCTTCAGTGCTGACGAGAAGACGGGCATCTACAAGCTGACTGGcgctgtgatgcatcatggtAACATGAAATTCAAGCAGAAGCAGCGTGAAGAGCAGGCTGAACCTGATGGCACTGAGG AGGCTGATAAAATCGCCTACCTCATGGGCCTGAATTCAGCTGACATGCTGAAAGCTCTGTGCTACCCAAGAGTCAAGGTTGGGAATGAGATGGTGACCAAAGGTCAGACTGTCCCACAG GTCAACAATGCTGTTTCAGCTCTGTGCAAATCTGTCTATGAGAAAATGTTCTTGTGGATGGTTATCCGTATCAATGAGATGCTGGACACAAAGCAGCCCAGGCAGTTCTTCATTGGAGTGCTGGATATCGCTGGATTTGAGATCTTTGAT TTCAACAGCTTGGAGCAACTCTGCATCAACTTCACCAATGAGAAACTGCAACAGTTTTTCAACCATCACATGTTTGTCCTGGAGCAAGAGGAGTACAAGAAAGAGGGCATTCAATGGGAGTTCATTGACTTTGGTATGGACTTGGCTGCCTGCATTGAGCTTATTGAGAAG CCAATGGGCATCTTCTCCATTCTTGAAGAGGAGTGCATGTTCCCCAAGGCTACAGACACTTCTTTCAAGAACAAGCTGCACGATCAGCATCTTGGCAAGAGCAAGGCATTTGAGAAGCCAAAGCCTGCAAAGGGTAAAGCAGAAGCACACTTCTCCCTGGTTCACTATGCTGGTACAGTGGACTACAATATCACTGGCTGGCTGGACAAGAACAAGGACCCACTGAATGACTCAGTTGTGCAGCTCTACCAGAAGTCTTCAAACAAACTGCTGTGCTTCCTGTATGCAGCCCATGCTGGAGCTGATG ATGCCTCTGGTGGTGGCAAGAAGGGTGGTGGAAAGAAGAAGGGTGGTTCTTTCCAGACCGTGTCTGCTCTTTTCAGG GAAAACCTGGGCAAACTGATGACCAACTTAAGGAGCACTCATCCTCACTTTGTTCGTTGCCTGATTCCCAATGAGTCAAAGACTCCAG GTCTTATGGAAAATCACTTGGTCATCCACCAGCTGAGGTGTAATGGTGTCCTGGAGGGCATCAGAATCTGCAGAAAGGGTTTCCCCAGCAGAATCCTCTATGGTGACTTCAAGCAGAG ATACAAAGTGTTGAATGCCAGCGTCATCCCTGAGGGACAGTTCATTGACAACAAGAAAGCTTCAGAGAAGCTGCTTGGCTCCATTGATGTGGATCACACACAGTACAAGTTTGGGCACACAAAG GTGTTCTTCAAAGCTGGTCTGCTGGGCACTCTTGAGGAGATGAGAGATGAGAAACTGGCTGAGCTGGTGACCATGACTCAGGCTCTCTGCAGAGGATACCTCATGAGGAAAGAGTTTGTGAAGATGATGGAGAGAAG AGATGCTATCTTCTCCATCCAGTACAACATCCGTTCATTCATGAATGTCAAGAACTGGCCATGGATGCATCTGTACTTTAAGATCAAGCCTCTTCTGAAGAGTGCTGAGACTGAGAAAGAGTTGGCTCAGATGAAGGAGAACTATGAGAAGATGCAGACAGACCTGGCTACTGCTCTGGCCAAGAAGAAGGAACTGGAAGAGAAAATGGTTTCACTACTGCAGGAAAAGAATGACCTGCAACTTCAAGTAGCAGCT GAAAATGAGAATCTCTCTGATGCTGAAGAAAGGTGTGAGGGGCTCATTAAGAGCAAAATCCAGCTCGAGGCCAAACTCAAAGAGACGAGTGAGAGactggaggatgaagaggaaatCAATGCTGAGCTGACTGCTAAGAAgaggaagctggaggatgaatgctctGAGCTAAAGAAGGACATTGATGACTTGGAGCTCACCTTGGCCAAAGTGGAGAAGGAGAAACATGCCACAGAAAACAAG gtGAAAAACCTGACAGAGGAGATGGCTTCTCAAGATGAGTCAATTGCCAAGTTAACCAAGGAGAAGAAAGCCTTACAAGAGGCCCATCAGCAAACACTGGATGATCTCCAGGCAGAGGAGGACAAAGTCAACACTCTGACCAAAGCCAAGACAAAACTGGAACAGCAAGTTGATGAT CTTGAGGGTTCACTGGAGCAAGAGAAGAAGCTCCGCATGGACCTTGAGAGAGCCAAGAGAAAGCTGGAGGGAGATCTGAAACTGGCCCAGGAATCCATAATGGATCTGGAGAATGACAAGCAGCAGTCTGATGAGAAAATCAAGAA GAAAGACTTTGAAATCAGTCAGCTTCTTGGCAAGATTGAGGATGAGCAATCTCTTGGTGCTCAGCTTCAGAAGAAGATCAAAGAACTCCAG GCTCGTATTGAAGAGCTGGAAGAGGAGATTGAGGCTGAGAGGGCAGCTCGGGCTAAGGTAGAGAAGCAGAGAGCCGACCTCTCCAGGGAGCTTGAAGAGATCAGCGAGAGGCTCGAGGAAGCTGGTggagcaacagctgctcagatTGAGATGAACAAGAAGCGAGAGGCTGAGTTCCAGAAACTGCGTCGTGATCTTGAAGAATCAACTCTGCAGCATGAAGCTACTGCAGCAGCTCTCCGTAAGAAGCAGGCTGACAGTGTTGCAGAGCTCGGAGAGCAGATTGACAACCTCCAGCGTGTCAAACAGAAgctggagaaagaaaagagcGAGTACAAGATGGAGATTGATGACCTCGCAAGCAATATGGAGGCTGTTGCCAAAGCAAAG GGCAATCTGGAGAAAATGTGCCGAACTCTTGAAGACCAGTTAAGTGAGCTCAAGTCCAAAAATGATGAGAATGTTCGCCAGCTTAATGACATAAGTGCACAGAGGGCAAGACTCCAAACTGAGAATG GTGAATTTTCTCGTCAGCTTGAGGAAAAGGAAGCTCTTATTTCCCAGCTTACCAGAGGCAAACAGGCTTACACTCAACAGATTGAAGAGCTTAAGCGACATACTGAGGAGGAAGTGAAG GCCAAGAACGCCTTGGCTCATGCTGTTCAGTCAGCACGTCATGACTGTGATCTGCTCAGAGAGCAGtttgaggaggagcaggaggccaAGGCTGAGCTGCAGCGAGGAATGTCCAAGGCCAACAGTGAGGTGGCTCAGTGGCGATCCAAATATGAGACTGATGCTATCCAGCGCActgaggagctggaggaggccaA GAAAAAGCTTGCCCAGCGCCTGCAGGAGGCTGAGGAATCCATTGAGGCTGTGAACTCCAAGTGTGCCTCACTGGAAAAGACCAAGCAGAGGCTGCAGGGTGAGGTGGAGGACCTCATGATTGATGTGGAGAGAGCTAATGCTCTGGCTGCCAACCTTGAcaagaagcaaaggaactttgatAAG GTCCTAGCAGAATGGAAGCAGAAGTATGAGGAGAGCCAGGCAGAGCTGGAAGGAGCCCAAAAGGAGGCTCGTTCTCTCAGCACTGAGTTGTTCAAGATGAAGAACTCCTATGAAGAGGCTCTGGATCATCTTGAGACCATGAAGAGAGAGAACAAGAACCTACAGC AGGAGATCTCAGATCTGACTGAGCAGATTGGTGAGACTGGAAAGAGCATCCATGAGCTGGAAAAGGCCAAGAAGACTGTAGAaagtgaaaaggctgaaattcAGACTGCCCTTGAAGAAGCAGag GGCACTCTGGAACACGAAGAATCCAAGATTCTTCGTATTCAGCTTGAGCTCAACCAAGTCAAAAGTGAGATTGACAGGAAGCTGGCAGAGAAGGACGAGGAGATGGAGCAGATCAAGAGGAACAGCCAGAGGGTGATTGACTCCATGCAGAGCACTCTTGATGCTGAGGTCAGGAGCAGGAATGATGCCCTGAGAGTCAAGAAGAAGATGGAGGGAGACCTGAATGAGATGGAGATTCAGCTGAGCCATGCCAACAGACAGGCTGCTGAGGCCCAGAAACAACTGAGGAATGTCCAAGGACAGCTCAAG GATGCCCAGCTGCACCTTGATGAAGCTCTCAGAGGACAGGAAGACATGAAGGAGCAGGTCGCCATGGTGGAGCGCAGAAATGGTCTGATGATAGCTGAGATTGAGGAGCTGAGAGCCGCTCTggagcagacagagagaggacgCAAAGTGGCTGAGCAGGAGTTGGTTGATGCTAGTGAGCGTGTCGGACTACTTCACTCtcag AACACCAGTCTTCTGAACACGAAGAAGAAGCTCGAAGCCGATTTTGTGCAGATCCAGAGTGAGGTGGATGATGCTGTGCAGGAAGCAAGAAATGCTGAGGAGAAAGCAAAAAAAGCCATCACTGAC GCTGCCATGATGGCTgaagagctgaagaaggagcAGGACACCAGTGCTCACCTGGAGAGGATGAAGAAGAACCTGGAGGTCACAGTCAAGGACCTGCAGCACCGTCTGGATGAGGCAGAGAACCTCGCCATGAAGGGTGGCAAGAAGCAGCTCCAGAAACTGGAGTCCAGG GTCCGGGAACTGGAAGCTGAACTTGAAGCTGAGCAGAGACGTGGTGTTGATGCTGTTAAAGGGGTTCGTAAATATGAGAGGAGAGTTAAGGAGCTCACTTATCAG ACTGAGGAAGACAAGAAGAATGTGACCAGACTTCAGGATCTGGTGGACAAGCTGCAGCTCAAAGTCAAGGCTTACAAGAGACAGGCTGAGGAGGCT GAGGAGCAGGCAAACACTCACATGTCCAGGCTCAGGAAGGTCCAGCATGAGCTGGAGGAAGCTCAGGAGCGTGCTGACATTGCTGAATCCCAGGTCAACAAGTTGAGAGCCAAGAGCCGTGATGTCGGAAAG GGAAGTGACTCTGCTGAATAG